In a genomic window of Gossypium arboreum isolate Shixiya-1 chromosome 7, ASM2569848v2, whole genome shotgun sequence:
- the LOC108480626 gene encoding glycine-rich RNA-binding protein 2, mitochondrial-like has translation MAFLSKIGNMLRQTSTTQINAQLSASSPSLFQVFRCMSNMPSSKLFVGGISYQTDDQGLREAFSKYGEVVEARIIVDRETGRSRGFGFVTYTSSEDASSALQALDGQTLHGRQVRVNYATERAPRNFGGGGYGGGGYGGGGYGGGGYGGGGYGGGGYGSGGGGYGRNAAPPSGNYGGNVGYGGSGNYGGQGSHGGFGQSDATNYESGSFSVAGGGGGIDGVGTGGSAGFGSPNMGIDSGDQFGSTEDGFKEEGEAFDSNEPRNENFRDEDDENGSDFAKRA, from the exons ATGGCTTTCCTAAGTAAAATTGGGAATATGCTTAGGCAGACCTCGACAACACAGATCAATGCCCAGTTGTCTGCATCAAGTCCAAGCCTCTTTCAAGTGTTCCGGTGCATGTCGAACATGCCGAGCTCAAAACTATTTGTGGGAG GTATTTCATACCAAACAGATGACCAAGGTCTGAGAGAAGCTTTCAGCAAATATGGTGAAGTTGTTGAAG CAAGAATAATCGTGGATCGAGAGACGGGTAGGTCTAGAGGATTTGGCTTTGTCACTTACACAAGTTCTGAGGATGCTTCAAGTGCACTTCAGGCCTTGGATGGACAG ACTCTCCATGGCCGTCAAGTAAGAGTAAACTATGCAACTGAGAGAGCTCCTCGTAACTTTGGAGGTGGCGGCTATGGCGGTGGTGGCTACGGTGGTGGTGGCTATGGCGGTGGTGGCTACGGTGGTGGTGGCTACGGCGGTGGTGGCTATGGAAGTGGTGGCGGTGGCTATGGCAGAAATGCTGCCCCCCCTTCTGGAAATTATGGAGGTAATGTTGGATACGGTGGCAGTGGTAACTACGGAGGCCAGGGAAGCCATGGTGGTTTTGGTCAATCTGATGCAACCAATTACGAAAGTGGGAGTTTCAGTGTTGCTGGTGGTGGTGGCGGCATTGATGGTGTTGGTACTGGTGGTTCAGCTGGATTTGGAAGTCCTAATATGGGAATTGACAGTGGTGATCAATTTGGTAGTACCGAAGATGGCTTCAAGGAGGAAGGAGAAGCATTCGACTCAAATGAGCCAAGGAACGAAAACTTCCGAGATGAAGATGATGAGAATGGCAGTGATTTTGCCAAAAGGGCATGA